Proteins encoded together in one Chitinophaga lutea window:
- a CDS encoding RNA polymerase sigma-70 factor, translating to MDILALQQQVAIYRDENAYKRLFLHFYKGLIRFADTYVRQHEVAEEIVSDVMLKIWTMQEALTGIRNLKVYLFKAVRNGAINHLLRNRHYTTWDIDQLAPEAFVSAGTPEDETIHRELKHRFAEAVSQLPPKCQMVYKLIRENSFTYREVAAILDISENTVDRHLSIAMQRLGAVLQTYRHTSR from the coding sequence ATGGATATTCTGGCGTTACAACAACAGGTTGCCATATACAGGGATGAGAACGCCTACAAGCGGCTGTTCCTCCATTTTTATAAAGGCCTCATCCGTTTCGCCGATACCTATGTACGGCAGCACGAAGTGGCGGAAGAGATCGTGTCTGACGTGATGCTGAAAATATGGACCATGCAGGAAGCCCTGACCGGCATCCGCAACCTGAAAGTATATCTCTTCAAGGCCGTGCGCAACGGCGCCATCAATCACCTCCTCAGGAACCGGCACTATACCACGTGGGACATCGACCAGCTGGCCCCTGAAGCCTTCGTGTCTGCCGGCACGCCCGAAGATGAAACCATCCACCGCGAGCTGAAGCACCGGTTCGCCGAAGCGGTGAGCCAGCTGCCGCCCAAGTGCCAGATGGTGTACAAGCTCATCCGCGAAAACAGTTTCACTTACCGTGAAGTGGCCGCCATTCTCGACATCTCCGAAAACACGGTAGACCGCCACCTGAGCATTGCCATGCAACGCCTGGGCGCCGTGCTGCAAACCTACCGCCATACCAGCCGCTAA
- a CDS encoding helix-turn-helix domain-containing protein, whose amino-acid sequence MSYTTIQPCEELKAYISHFWVATWQEQLPAAGSTYYVTASSLTELAFGFAGPDLMWSSAQGHTCNHGQYPAGGFYGLFGVSMYSHAVPALFHLPASELNDRFLSLDTLLGNDGKMMEERIAMAANTQERIGILTGYFMAQVKREKLRDSLISNAARYIRIHSGMANIVNISRTCCLSQKQFERRFKAFTGFNPKLYARIVRFETTLNNYARYHSLTEAAHANGYYDQAHFIRDFRTFAGYSPVRFLELSGY is encoded by the coding sequence ATGAGTTATACCACCATTCAACCCTGCGAAGAACTGAAAGCGTATATCAGTCATTTTTGGGTGGCTACGTGGCAAGAACAGCTGCCGGCAGCCGGCTCCACCTATTATGTGACGGCAAGCAGCCTGACGGAGCTGGCATTTGGTTTCGCGGGACCGGATTTGATGTGGTCGTCCGCACAGGGGCATACCTGTAACCACGGGCAATATCCCGCAGGCGGGTTTTACGGATTGTTCGGGGTTTCGATGTACTCACATGCCGTGCCAGCGCTTTTCCATCTTCCGGCTTCGGAGCTCAATGATCGTTTTCTTTCCCTGGACACCTTGCTGGGAAATGACGGCAAGATGATGGAAGAAAGGATCGCCATGGCCGCCAATACACAGGAACGGATTGGCATTCTGACCGGTTATTTCATGGCCCAGGTGAAAAGAGAAAAGCTGCGAGACTCCCTTATTTCCAATGCTGCCCGCTATATCAGGATCCACAGCGGCATGGCAAACATCGTAAATATATCCAGGACGTGCTGCCTTTCACAAAAGCAGTTTGAAAGACGATTTAAAGCCTTCACCGGCTTTAATCCCAAGCTGTATGCACGGATTGTCCGGTTTGAAACCACGTTGAACAATTATGCCAGGTATCATAGCCTTACCGAAGCCGCTCACGCCAACGGTTATTATGACCAGGCCCACTTCATCCGTGACTTCAGGACATTTGCCGGGTACAGCCCTGTCAGATTCCTGGAGCTGAGCGGTTACTGA
- a CDS encoding RagB/SusD family nutrient uptake outer membrane protein, whose amino-acid sequence MNRIKHIILAITLIATLGSCKDDFLQKGPLDQISSDVYFRSTSDLMLYVNQFYQPSNGLLDFGSSGGLNYNRTVFGLDLGTDNFVSASIDARLNGTRVVPAAGGGWDYSLVRKVNYFFENYQRCKDNFDTYKQYLGEAHFFRALIYFKLLRTFGDVQWYSKVLDTNSPELMDPRTPRNVIADSILADLDKAALYMNAEKVSNGLRPDKWVALALQARVALYEGSWEKYHAGTPFAAKTADPDKYFRKAAEAAQTIMSSGRFAIYSTGKPDKDYYNLFVLPDYAANKEVLLWKKFDKGLGIVNYRSVSSDFPAGAGVTKGLADAYLCKDGLPVSVSPLFGGYTNINTEMKDRDPRWAQTIFTPAMPWEIKGVDTITWNQAVYSKLFNSSENSTPTGYVIRKGYSAEFVNHDLSGGTEPVIFFGYSEVLLNFAEAKAELGQLTQADVDKSIKLLRDRVGMPNLVLANIAADPKWDFPTLSPVINEIRRERRVELSLTGFRWDDIARWAAGDEYLAGKRPKGIFYGKSFPQNPYPNDADGFMDPYKTPAPNGYGFRIDRDYLSPLPQNELTLNPALTQNPGWLQ is encoded by the coding sequence ATGAATCGTATCAAACACATTATACTCGCAATAACGTTGATCGCCACCCTCGGTTCGTGCAAGGATGATTTTCTGCAGAAAGGGCCGCTCGACCAGATCTCGTCTGACGTATACTTCCGTTCCACGTCCGACCTGATGCTGTACGTGAACCAGTTTTACCAGCCTTCCAACGGCCTGCTCGATTTCGGCAGCTCCGGCGGGCTGAATTACAACCGCACCGTGTTCGGCCTTGACCTCGGTACCGACAACTTCGTGAGCGCCTCCATCGACGCACGGCTGAACGGCACGCGCGTAGTGCCCGCCGCGGGCGGAGGATGGGATTACAGCCTGGTGAGGAAAGTGAATTATTTCTTCGAGAACTACCAGCGCTGCAAAGACAATTTCGACACCTACAAACAATACCTGGGAGAAGCCCACTTCTTCCGCGCGCTGATCTACTTCAAACTGTTGCGCACATTCGGCGACGTGCAATGGTACAGCAAAGTGCTCGACACCAATTCTCCCGAACTGATGGATCCCAGAACGCCGCGCAACGTCATTGCCGACAGCATCCTGGCCGACCTCGATAAAGCCGCGCTGTACATGAACGCCGAAAAAGTCAGCAACGGCCTGCGCCCCGATAAATGGGTAGCCCTGGCCCTGCAGGCACGGGTGGCGCTGTACGAAGGCAGCTGGGAAAAGTACCATGCCGGTACCCCGTTTGCCGCCAAAACTGCGGATCCCGACAAATATTTCCGGAAAGCCGCGGAAGCCGCACAAACCATCATGAGCTCCGGCCGCTTCGCCATCTATTCCACCGGCAAACCCGACAAGGATTATTACAACCTGTTCGTGCTGCCAGACTATGCCGCCAACAAGGAAGTGCTGCTCTGGAAGAAGTTCGACAAGGGGCTCGGCATCGTGAACTACCGCAGCGTATCCAGCGACTTCCCCGCCGGCGCCGGTGTCACCAAAGGCCTTGCAGACGCCTACCTCTGTAAGGACGGGCTGCCCGTTTCCGTGAGCCCGCTGTTCGGCGGTTATACCAACATCAACACGGAAATGAAAGACCGCGATCCCCGTTGGGCGCAAACGATCTTTACGCCCGCCATGCCCTGGGAGATCAAAGGCGTGGACACCATCACCTGGAACCAGGCCGTGTATTCCAAACTCTTCAACAGCTCCGAAAATTCCACGCCTACCGGTTATGTGATCAGGAAAGGCTACAGCGCCGAATTCGTGAACCACGACCTCAGCGGCGGTACCGAGCCCGTGATATTTTTCGGGTACAGCGAAGTGCTGCTCAACTTCGCGGAAGCCAAAGCCGAGCTGGGCCAGCTCACGCAGGCCGATGTAGACAAATCCATCAAGCTGCTGCGCGACCGCGTGGGCATGCCCAACCTGGTGCTCGCCAACATTGCCGCCGACCCGAAATGGGACTTCCCGACGCTGTCGCCCGTGATCAACGAGATCAGGAGAGAACGCCGCGTGGAACTGTCGCTCACCGGCTTCCGCTGGGACGATATCGCCCGCTGGGCCGCCGGCGACGAATACCTGGCCGGCAAGCGCCCGAAAGGAATCTTCTACGGCAAATCGTTTCCGCAGAACCCTTATCCCAACGACGCCGACGGGTTCATGGACCCTTACAAAACCCCGGCGCCGAACGGCTATGGCTTCAGGATAGACAGGGATTACCTGAGCCCGCTGCCGCAGAACGAACTGACGCTCAACCCGGCGTTAACCCAGAACCCGGGCTGGCTGCAGTAA
- a CDS encoding FecR family protein — MKEERFYHLVRRILSGAASTEEAAELQQLIDADEQLAILYRQVFPGGEEEQDEDSEALLAYSAHYARMQIAGLFDPAPEAEVRRPRRVKMYLLPAAACLLVMALAGAWWFGLRDHSLAGREIKTPKGSRSHVVLPDGSEVWLNANSSITYKGDFNRTGRELTLTGEAYFKVAKNADKPFIIQAGALQVKVLGTAFNIRSYADEPDIETTLESGSVEITLNDQPGNTIQLKPGQKLRVDNSLHTAYANDSTVSEPADPAGAMLLLSKMKVDTAGNAMTDAAWKEGKLVFDGDDFQRVASKIEKWYNVTVVAENSLLQSSRFTGIFDNKSLETVLSTLRETGKLAYRVEHDTVYIR; from the coding sequence ATGAAGGAAGAACGTTTTTACCACCTGGTGCGGCGCATCCTTTCCGGTGCAGCCAGCACGGAAGAAGCCGCAGAACTGCAGCAGCTGATCGACGCCGATGAGCAGCTGGCGATACTGTACCGGCAGGTGTTCCCGGGCGGGGAGGAGGAGCAGGACGAGGATTCGGAAGCCCTGCTGGCATATTCCGCCCATTATGCGCGGATGCAGATCGCGGGCCTGTTCGACCCTGCGCCCGAAGCGGAAGTGCGGCGCCCCCGCCGTGTAAAGATGTACCTGCTGCCTGCCGCGGCCTGCCTGCTGGTGATGGCACTGGCCGGGGCCTGGTGGTTCGGCCTGCGCGACCATTCGCTGGCCGGGCGGGAAATCAAAACCCCCAAGGGCTCCCGCTCCCACGTAGTGCTGCCGGACGGATCTGAAGTATGGCTCAACGCCAACAGTTCCATCACTTACAAAGGCGATTTCAACCGCACCGGCCGCGAGCTGACCCTCACCGGCGAAGCGTATTTCAAAGTGGCGAAGAATGCAGACAAACCCTTTATCATACAGGCCGGCGCCCTCCAGGTAAAAGTGCTGGGCACCGCCTTCAACATCCGTTCGTACGCCGACGAACCGGATATCGAAACCACGCTGGAAAGCGGCTCGGTGGAAATCACCCTCAACGACCAACCGGGGAATACGATACAATTGAAGCCGGGCCAGAAGCTGCGGGTCGACAACAGCCTGCACACCGCTTATGCGAACGACAGCACCGTGAGCGAGCCCGCCGATCCGGCCGGCGCCATGCTGCTGCTGAGTAAAATGAAAGTGGATACCGCGGGCAACGCCATGACGGACGCCGCGTGGAAGGAGGGCAAGCTGGTGTTCGACGGCGACGATTTTCAACGGGTGGCCTCCAAGATCGAGAAATGGTACAACGTAACGGTGGTGGCGGAAAACAGCCTCCTGCAGTCATCCCGCTTTACCGGGATATTCGACAACAAATCGCTCGAAACGGTGCTGAGCACCCTCCGGGAAACCGGCAAGCTCGCGTATCGCGTGGAGCACGATACGGTGTATATCCGCTGA
- a CDS encoding alpha/beta hydrolase family protein, which yields MKKWIAALVLVPVCLAQMPTMAQPKATVKPSVNTPEELARLDAYEAQLEKYLVHYLSDEYDARAKKLWNRDYSSPAALERSVEPNRRAWEAVISPPQLTKTAPLQKRPHQIDEVKAEWIVQPLGIVTAEAVLAFPKGASAKRPVPLIVVQHGNGSSPETPFRDGGYHTYAKALLKAGYAVLCPLNLRSTERRNNIEHLCRLAGTSLPGIELVRLQHLLDNVLADPRIDAEKTGMWGVSLGGMATMFFMPLEPRIKAGIVSAWYNHRINKMAVKDERYSSFQKGNENYAFMKGWLSGYSDHDVVSLIAPRALMIQHGKKDGIAYWPQVEEEFKKGRLHYERLQMADRMELTLHEGGHEAIVEPGIRFFNKWLKEKK from the coding sequence ATGAAAAAATGGATAGCCGCTTTGGTGTTGGTACCGGTATGTTTAGCACAAATGCCCACCATGGCGCAGCCGAAGGCGACCGTAAAACCTTCCGTGAATACGCCGGAAGAACTGGCGCGGCTCGATGCCTACGAGGCACAGCTGGAAAAATATCTCGTGCATTACCTCTCGGACGAATACGATGCGAGGGCCAAAAAACTCTGGAACCGCGATTACAGCAGTCCGGCTGCGCTGGAGCGCTCGGTGGAGCCCAACAGGCGGGCATGGGAGGCGGTGATCAGTCCCCCGCAACTTACCAAAACCGCCCCGCTGCAAAAACGCCCGCACCAGATCGACGAGGTGAAGGCCGAGTGGATCGTGCAGCCGTTGGGCATCGTAACCGCCGAAGCCGTGCTGGCCTTTCCGAAAGGTGCCAGCGCCAAACGGCCCGTGCCGCTGATCGTTGTGCAGCACGGTAACGGCAGCTCGCCGGAAACGCCCTTCCGTGACGGCGGGTACCATACCTATGCCAAAGCCTTGCTGAAAGCGGGGTATGCGGTGCTATGCCCCCTCAACCTGCGCTCCACCGAAAGAAGGAACAATATCGAGCACCTTTGCCGCCTGGCCGGCACCAGCCTGCCGGGCATCGAGCTCGTACGCCTCCAGCATCTGCTCGACAATGTGCTGGCCGACCCGAGAATAGATGCGGAGAAAACAGGCATGTGGGGCGTATCGCTCGGCGGCATGGCCACCATGTTCTTCATGCCCCTCGAGCCGCGCATCAAAGCCGGCATCGTATCGGCCTGGTACAATCACCGCATCAACAAAATGGCCGTGAAAGACGAGCGCTACAGCAGCTTCCAGAAAGGCAACGAAAACTACGCATTTATGAAAGGCTGGCTCAGCGGTTATTCGGATCACGACGTGGTGTCGCTCATTGCCCCCCGCGCGCTGATGATACAGCACGGTAAAAAAGACGGCATCGCTTACTGGCCGCAGGTAGAGGAGGAGTTCAAAAAAGGGCGACTGCATTACGAGCGCCTGCAGATGGCCGACCGCATGGAACTGACGCTGCATGAGGGCGGCCATGAAGCCATCGTGGAGCCCGGCATCCGCTTCTTCAACAAATGGCTCAAAGAGAAAAAATAA
- a CDS encoding DinB family protein → MDNKSIAAILASQYQATLGTLRQAIEKVLPEQWNDQEYHNPTWQIAYHVLWSVKFYLGADPESYTPWENAIEGAESLGGSQSWENPDAGVKVEGYHTKEDLLAFITDIENSLPTAVEAIPLDGASGFEWYPYTRLELHINTIRHIQHHSAQIIERLKSKGISGFPWWADKNQPQEWA, encoded by the coding sequence ATGGACAACAAATCAATTGCAGCGATCCTGGCATCACAATACCAGGCGACTCTCGGCACCCTTCGCCAGGCCATCGAAAAAGTTCTCCCGGAGCAGTGGAATGACCAGGAATACCATAACCCCACCTGGCAAATTGCCTATCACGTTTTGTGGAGTGTAAAGTTCTATCTCGGCGCGGATCCGGAAAGTTACACCCCCTGGGAAAATGCCATTGAAGGAGCGGAAAGTTTAGGGGGCAGCCAAAGCTGGGAAAATCCGGATGCAGGCGTGAAGGTAGAGGGTTATCATACAAAAGAAGACTTGCTCGCATTCATCACCGACATTGAAAACAGCTTGCCAACGGCCGTTGAAGCAATACCCCTTGATGGCGCTTCGGGGTTTGAATGGTACCCATACACGCGCCTGGAGCTGCATATCAATACCATCCGTCACATTCAGCACCATTCGGCGCAGATCATCGAGCGGCTTAAATCAAAAGGGATTTCGGGATTTCCGTGGTGGGCGGACAAAAACCAGCCGCAGGAATGGGCATGA
- a CDS encoding SusC/RagA family TonB-linked outer membrane protein, whose translation MMKLAAIIVCLCSVQAFALSGYSQDRVSLNLKQAPLKKALKAIERQTSIHFVYSDEILDGKAPADILVVDKTWAEAVLHLLSNTGLTYKQVDENLVVITPATAKTSLYQTTVRGKVTMKDGQPLPGVTIVEKGTMNASFTKEDGTFSLTVKNDSAILVFKYIGFVTQEHPAKATVNVVMTEDNTALDEVVVVGYGEQKKINLTGAVDVVRSEMLSNRPSANMGELLQGASPNLNIAVTNTGGEPGAGRSWNIRGLGSLSGSAPLVLVDGVEMNINNLDPEAVESVTVLKDAAASAIYGARAPFGVILITTKKGSANKGVQIQYSYNLGLASPINLPKWRSSYDYVIARNQALVNAGQPPKFPAEQIDRIKRYIDGSYLPEYDTANPPPTLWRGRHDGNANYEWFDMYFKDQVANHKHGLSLSGGTEKTQYYISLGYFNQGSSYNWADENYKRYNMVSNFSTQATKWLTVNLSTKFASSMQQHPIGSSGLEKKQIISEMMKFYPTTPMYNWNGTVNNPYVQQLMNAGLEKIRDNDFWGTISADIEPVKDWKSTVAYSYNYFGGKYTKHDKQVWLEAPNGTKWNIGSPENGFTQDWDENYYSFLSATSAYQKILGDHFLRLMVGYEQEYKQFNSISASKRGLATEEVPAIRTATGAMQVNDGMSHWSTRAFFARFNYNYKEKYLLELNARYGGSSRFAPDSRWGLFPSLSAGWNVSRENFWTGGLAKAVNSLKLRGSYGTLGNQNVANYLYMSIVPISSNLEWILNDIRPNYSGIPAIKSPSLTWERISTLDFGVDAAFLNSRLNMTFDWYNRRTTHMFGPAITLPAALGTSVPQENNSSLSTKGWELSLSWRDNLSANVVYNLRASVADYRATILEYRNDAGLIDSYYKGKVYGEIWGYTSDGLIQAAGEKMPDQNKFFNKWGPGDMKFKDLDGNNVINDGNRTLANHGDLRRIGNNQPRYNFGLSAGISWKNFDFSMFWQGIGRRDLLVTSSGANTLFWGLLNNGEAFFYGQEDYWRPANETNHLGPNTDAYFPKPYESNETYKNLQPQTRYLLNGAYVRLKNARIGYTLPKWMTSKVAINMVKCYVSGENLLTFQKMPKRIDPETAFSSMGSSSVEGLGKIYPMSRTISFGLNITF comes from the coding sequence ATGATGAAATTGGCAGCCATTATCGTTTGTTTGTGCTCCGTACAGGCGTTCGCCCTGTCCGGGTACTCGCAGGACAGGGTGTCGCTCAACCTGAAGCAGGCCCCGCTCAAGAAGGCGCTGAAGGCTATCGAGCGCCAGACCTCCATTCACTTCGTTTACAGCGACGAGATACTGGATGGCAAAGCGCCCGCCGATATACTGGTGGTCGATAAAACATGGGCGGAAGCCGTGCTCCACCTGTTGAGCAACACCGGCCTCACTTACAAGCAGGTAGACGAGAACCTGGTGGTGATAACGCCCGCCACGGCCAAAACATCCCTGTACCAGACCACCGTGCGCGGCAAGGTGACCATGAAAGACGGCCAGCCCCTGCCCGGCGTCACCATCGTGGAAAAAGGCACCATGAACGCTTCCTTCACCAAAGAAGACGGTACGTTCTCCCTCACGGTAAAGAACGACTCCGCCATACTCGTGTTCAAATACATCGGTTTCGTCACCCAGGAGCACCCGGCCAAAGCCACGGTGAACGTTGTGATGACGGAAGACAATACCGCCCTCGACGAAGTGGTGGTGGTAGGGTATGGCGAACAGAAAAAGATCAACCTCACGGGCGCGGTAGATGTGGTGCGCAGCGAAATGCTCTCCAACAGGCCCTCCGCTAACATGGGCGAACTGTTGCAGGGCGCCTCGCCGAATCTTAATATTGCCGTCACCAACACGGGCGGCGAGCCCGGCGCCGGCCGTTCCTGGAACATCCGCGGCCTCGGTTCGCTCTCCGGCAGCGCGCCGCTGGTGCTGGTAGACGGGGTGGAGATGAACATCAACAACCTCGACCCTGAAGCGGTGGAAAGCGTGACAGTGCTGAAAGATGCCGCCGCTTCCGCCATTTACGGCGCCCGCGCCCCCTTCGGCGTTATCCTCATTACCACTAAAAAAGGCTCCGCCAACAAAGGCGTGCAGATACAGTACAGCTACAACCTCGGCCTCGCTTCACCGATCAATCTCCCCAAATGGAGAAGCTCGTACGATTACGTGATCGCCCGTAACCAGGCGCTCGTGAACGCAGGGCAGCCACCCAAATTCCCCGCCGAGCAGATCGACCGCATCAAACGGTATATCGACGGCTCCTACCTGCCCGAGTACGATACCGCCAACCCGCCGCCAACCCTCTGGCGTGGCCGCCACGACGGTAACGCCAACTACGAGTGGTTCGACATGTACTTCAAAGACCAGGTGGCCAATCATAAACACGGCCTCAGCCTCAGCGGCGGCACCGAAAAAACGCAGTATTACATTTCGCTGGGTTATTTCAACCAGGGTAGTTCCTACAACTGGGCCGACGAGAATTACAAACGCTACAACATGGTGTCCAACTTCTCCACGCAGGCCACCAAATGGCTGACCGTGAACCTGAGCACCAAGTTCGCCAGCTCCATGCAGCAGCACCCCATCGGCTCCAGCGGGCTGGAAAAGAAACAGATCATTTCCGAAATGATGAAGTTTTATCCCACCACGCCCATGTACAACTGGAACGGCACCGTCAATAACCCGTACGTGCAGCAGCTGATGAATGCGGGGCTGGAAAAGATACGCGACAACGATTTCTGGGGCACCATCAGCGCCGACATAGAGCCGGTGAAAGACTGGAAATCGACCGTGGCGTACAGCTACAACTACTTCGGCGGCAAATACACGAAACACGACAAGCAGGTGTGGCTCGAAGCGCCCAACGGCACGAAGTGGAACATCGGCTCACCGGAGAACGGGTTTACCCAGGACTGGGACGAGAACTATTATTCTTTCCTCTCCGCCACCTCCGCTTACCAGAAAATACTCGGCGATCATTTCCTCCGTCTGATGGTGGGGTATGAGCAGGAGTACAAGCAGTTCAACAGCATCTCCGCTTCCAAACGCGGCCTCGCTACGGAAGAAGTACCCGCCATCCGCACCGCCACCGGCGCCATGCAGGTGAACGACGGCATGAGCCACTGGTCTACCCGCGCTTTCTTCGCCCGCTTTAACTACAACTACAAAGAAAAATACCTGCTGGAACTGAACGCCCGGTACGGCGGTTCGTCGCGCTTTGCGCCCGATTCACGCTGGGGTTTGTTCCCGTCACTGTCCGCCGGGTGGAACGTGTCGCGCGAGAACTTCTGGACCGGCGGCCTCGCCAAAGCCGTGAACAGCCTCAAGCTGAGAGGTTCCTACGGCACGCTCGGCAACCAGAACGTGGCCAATTACCTGTACATGTCCATCGTACCGATATCCAGCAATCTTGAATGGATACTGAACGACATCCGTCCCAACTATTCCGGCATTCCCGCCATCAAAAGCCCCTCGCTGACCTGGGAGCGCATCAGTACGCTGGACTTCGGTGTGGACGCGGCCTTCCTGAACTCGAGGCTGAACATGACCTTCGACTGGTATAACCGCCGCACCACGCACATGTTCGGGCCCGCCATTACGCTGCCCGCCGCGCTGGGCACAAGCGTACCGCAGGAAAACAATTCATCGCTCTCCACCAAAGGCTGGGAGCTGTCGCTTTCGTGGAGAGACAACCTCTCCGCCAACGTGGTCTACAACCTCCGTGCGTCCGTGGCCGACTACCGCGCCACCATTCTCGAATACCGCAACGATGCCGGCCTGATCGACAGTTATTATAAAGGCAAGGTGTACGGCGAGATCTGGGGTTATACCTCCGACGGGCTCATACAGGCGGCAGGAGAAAAGATGCCCGATCAGAACAAGTTCTTCAACAAATGGGGACCGGGCGACATGAAGTTCAAAGACCTCGACGGCAACAACGTCATCAACGACGGCAACCGTACCCTGGCCAATCACGGCGACCTTCGCCGCATCGGCAACAACCAGCCCAGGTACAATTTCGGGCTCAGCGCGGGCATCTCCTGGAAGAACTTCGACTTCTCCATGTTCTGGCAGGGCATCGGCCGGCGCGACCTGCTGGTGACCAGCTCCGGCGCCAACACCCTTTTCTGGGGGCTGCTCAACAACGGCGAAGCCTTCTTTTACGGGCAGGAAGATTACTGGCGGCCCGCCAACGAAACCAACCACCTGGGGCCCAATACCGACGCATATTTCCCCAAGCCTTACGAAAGCAACGAAACCTACAAGAACCTGCAGCCGCAAACCAGGTACCTGCTCAACGGAGCGTATGTGCGCCTGAAAAATGCGCGGATCGGGTATACGCTGCCGAAATGGATGACCAGCAAAGTGGCCATCAACATGGTGAAATGCTATGTGTCGGGTGAAAACCTGCTCACTTTCCAGAAAATGCCCAAGCGCATCGATCCGGAAACCGCCTTCTCGTCCATGGGCAGCAGCTCCGTGGAAGGCCTCGGTAAAATTTACCCGATGTCAAGAACAATTTCTTTCGGGTTGAACATCACATTTTAA